A genomic stretch from Archangium lipolyticum includes:
- a CDS encoding sigma-54-dependent transcriptional regulator, which yields MTEELSSLTTALLSARHFEQAALTTLRTLLRMAGQALEASRFAGQGSLLRAVVHLRPEDAYSRLMALEREAMETPSPGDVARPLANGPQTALLASASAWRAVVEHGCAVSIDVGLGTLRPHQAPALSLSRPLLGAAFSSESQQRLLSREATHVCVLPLRLPGGRIEGMIALEASCMAALGQEFIWLGVGPRLQLAVDLAAPFLKGLPPRPGAMPETDEYLPVVGSSMASLMAVLRVFAQQEETLLISGPTGAGKSRLARWCHERSPRQPRRFESLDLMMIPEELQMAELFGWRKGAFTGAVKDNPGCLARAEGGTLFIDEIDKLSLKAQAGLLRVLEERTYRTLGDAGSEQRANVRFIIGTNANLLESVRKGTFREDLYYRINVLPVRLPPLDERRDEIGPWARYMLTRHHREKRSGGEARLAPEAEKWLEQGSWPGNLRQLDNLIRRAYTLALVEQGSTTSELVLREAHIQQALAYEGGAKDSPLLDALSQAARAFVLEAQRRQTPLDIDLAESLRGFVLAEAVLQVGRDEAFRLLGRESLVKSRNHQKALKQELKKAEALCLELGQAVPPALTQAGGGESS from the coding sequence ATGACCGAGGAACTCTCATCCCTCACCACCGCGCTGCTCTCCGCGAGGCACTTCGAGCAGGCCGCGCTCACGACGTTGCGCACGCTGTTGCGGATGGCTGGGCAGGCGCTGGAGGCCAGCCGCTTCGCTGGACAGGGCTCGCTGCTGCGCGCGGTGGTGCACTTGCGGCCGGAGGATGCCTACAGCCGGTTGATGGCGCTGGAGCGGGAGGCGATGGAGACCCCGTCTCCGGGGGATGTGGCGCGCCCCCTGGCCAATGGGCCCCAGACGGCGCTGCTGGCCTCCGCCTCCGCCTGGCGCGCGGTGGTGGAGCACGGTTGTGCCGTCTCCATCGACGTGGGACTGGGCACCTTGCGGCCCCACCAGGCACCGGCCCTCAGCCTCTCCAGGCCGCTCCTGGGGGCGGCCTTCTCCTCCGAGAGCCAGCAGCGGCTGCTCAGCCGTGAGGCCACACACGTGTGCGTCCTGCCCCTGCGTCTGCCCGGCGGGCGTATCGAGGGGATGATCGCCCTGGAGGCGAGCTGCATGGCGGCGCTCGGCCAGGAGTTCATCTGGTTGGGAGTGGGTCCCCGGCTGCAGCTCGCCGTGGACCTGGCGGCCCCCTTCCTCAAGGGCTTGCCGCCGCGCCCGGGCGCCATGCCGGAGACGGACGAGTACCTGCCCGTCGTCGGCTCCTCCATGGCCAGCCTGATGGCGGTGCTGCGCGTCTTCGCTCAACAGGAGGAGACGCTCCTCATCAGTGGCCCCACGGGGGCCGGCAAGTCCCGTCTGGCTCGCTGGTGCCACGAGCGCTCCCCGCGCCAGCCGCGCCGCTTCGAGAGCCTGGACCTGATGATGATCCCCGAGGAGCTGCAGATGGCGGAGCTCTTCGGCTGGCGCAAGGGGGCCTTCACGGGAGCGGTGAAGGACAACCCCGGCTGCCTGGCGCGGGCCGAGGGCGGCACGCTCTTCATCGATGAGATCGACAAGCTGTCCCTCAAGGCCCAGGCGGGGCTGTTGCGTGTGTTGGAGGAGCGCACCTACCGGACGCTCGGAGACGCCGGGAGTGAGCAGCGGGCCAACGTGCGCTTCATCATCGGCACCAACGCGAACCTGCTCGAGTCGGTGCGCAAGGGCACCTTCCGGGAGGACCTGTACTACCGCATCAACGTGCTGCCCGTGCGGCTCCCTCCGCTGGACGAGCGGCGGGATGAGATTGGTCCCTGGGCGCGCTACATGCTGACGCGCCACCACCGGGAGAAGCGTTCGGGGGGGGAGGCGCGTCTGGCGCCGGAAGCCGAGAAGTGGCTGGAGCAGGGCTCCTGGCCAGGCAACCTGCGGCAACTCGACAACCTCATCCGCCGCGCCTACACGCTGGCCCTCGTGGAGCAGGGGAGCACCACCTCGGAGTTGGTGCTGCGCGAGGCCCACATCCAGCAGGCGCTTGCTTATGAAGGAGGGGCGAAGGACTCGCCCCTGTTGGATGCGCTGAGCCAAGCCGCGCGGGCCTTCGTGCTGGAGGCGCAACGGCGGCAGACTCCACTCGACATCGACCTGGCCGAGAGCCTGCGGGGCTTCGTGCTGGCCGAGGCGGTGCTGCAGGTGGGGCGGGACGAGGCCTTCCGGCTGCTGGGACGGGAGTCGCTGGTGAAGAGCCGCAATCACCAGAAGGCGCTGAAGCAGGAGCTGAAGAAGGCCGAGGCGCTGTGTCTGGAGTTGGGGCAGGCGGTGCCGCCCGCGCTGACGCAGGCGGGCGGCGGCGAGTCCTCCTGA
- a CDS encoding VWA domain-containing protein encodes MSFSLPQALVLLLPLGLFLWKLGRRPGPPMALRWALLLLGVGALAGPELLLRRAGSDVVVVVDRSRSMPADAGRVASELVGLLETQRRPGDRVGVISFGREARVEQPLSESGRFGGFTRPVDAEASDVSAALDAAGALIPPGRTGRVLVVSDGRATGADARGAARRLAARGIPVDFRQLARDDAPLDLAVLSLDVPSLVKAHEPFQMTGVVQASQPVSGTVRLERNGQVLVKGPFEFRAGPNLLPFRDLVEEPGLAAYRLTVEAPGDGVVENDVGQAVLRVEGPPRVLLLTDQPEGTLSKALRTAGLVLEVRAPFPLTLDALDGVGTVVLENVDANRLGEPGLGALAAYVEQAGGGLVMTGGRSSFGEGGYRRSPVEPLLPVSLEMREEQRRTALAMSVLMDCSCSMGVRVPDGRTKMELAAEGVVGALSLLNEKDEVSVHMVDTEVHEIFPMSPVEEGLPLNEVSRGFSGGGGIYVGEALREGKEQILGSDKATRHVLLFSDAADSEEPDDYLKTLARLQGEKVTVSVIGLGSEKDVDAALLREIAAKGGGRIYFAEDATSLPRIFSQETIAVARATFVDEPASLEAAPDLPLLGRLPALGLPQVGGYNLTYLRPRASVALRTLDDNAAPVLALWPRGAGRTVAFMAEVDGEFTGELRSWSGLRPALEGMVRWAMGGTGEAGEAVARSERRGNLLRVTLDFAPGEALPGALPSLVLLPGDGRSQPVEVPMRWEDEDRVAAEYTLPGSGTWHPVVKLGARVLRAPPVTLPYAPEFEPGNSQEGLEVLRGVAAVGGGVERLSMAGLFEDAPESEGRVPLAPWLVGLAVAALLAEVAVRRFLSGPRPRRAVAPSVAAVAAPGPTAPAAPSATPEETKPGDARAAGDGVDSALEAARERARRRMGR; translated from the coding sequence ATGAGCTTCTCCCTGCCCCAGGCGCTGGTGCTCCTCCTGCCGTTGGGCCTCTTCCTGTGGAAGCTCGGCCGGCGTCCCGGCCCTCCCATGGCCCTGCGCTGGGCGCTGCTGCTCCTCGGCGTGGGCGCGCTCGCCGGCCCCGAGCTGCTGCTCCGCCGCGCGGGCAGCGACGTGGTGGTGGTGGTGGACCGCTCGCGCTCCATGCCCGCCGACGCGGGACGCGTGGCCTCGGAGCTGGTGGGCCTGTTGGAGACGCAGCGGCGGCCCGGGGACCGGGTGGGCGTCATCTCCTTCGGGCGCGAGGCCCGGGTGGAGCAGCCGCTCTCCGAGTCGGGGCGCTTCGGTGGTTTCACCCGGCCCGTGGACGCGGAGGCCTCGGACGTGTCGGCGGCGCTGGACGCGGCGGGCGCCCTCATTCCCCCGGGCCGCACCGGCCGGGTGCTCGTGGTGTCCGATGGCCGGGCCACCGGCGCGGACGCGAGGGGCGCGGCCCGGCGGCTCGCCGCCCGAGGCATTCCCGTGGACTTCCGCCAGCTCGCCCGCGATGACGCGCCGCTCGACCTGGCCGTCCTCTCGCTGGACGTGCCGTCCTTGGTGAAGGCGCACGAGCCCTTCCAGATGACGGGAGTGGTGCAGGCCTCGCAGCCCGTCTCCGGCACGGTGCGCCTGGAGCGCAACGGCCAGGTCCTGGTGAAGGGGCCCTTCGAGTTCCGCGCCGGGCCCAACCTGCTGCCCTTCCGTGACCTGGTGGAGGAGCCGGGGCTCGCGGCCTACCGGCTGACGGTGGAGGCGCCGGGAGACGGCGTGGTGGAGAACGACGTGGGGCAGGCGGTGCTGCGCGTGGAGGGTCCTCCCCGGGTGCTGCTGCTCACGGATCAGCCCGAGGGCACCCTGTCCAAGGCCCTGCGCACGGCGGGGCTGGTGCTGGAGGTGCGCGCGCCCTTCCCCCTGACACTGGATGCGCTGGACGGCGTGGGCACGGTGGTGTTGGAGAACGTGGACGCCAACCGGCTCGGTGAGCCGGGGCTCGGCGCGCTCGCGGCCTACGTGGAGCAGGCCGGTGGCGGACTGGTGATGACGGGGGGCCGCTCCAGCTTCGGCGAGGGAGGTTACCGCCGCTCGCCCGTGGAGCCGCTGCTTCCAGTGTCGCTGGAGATGCGCGAGGAGCAGCGCCGCACGGCGCTCGCCATGAGCGTGCTGATGGATTGCAGCTGCTCCATGGGCGTCCGTGTCCCGGACGGGCGCACGAAGATGGAGCTGGCCGCCGAGGGCGTGGTGGGCGCCCTCTCGCTGCTCAACGAGAAGGACGAGGTGTCCGTGCACATGGTGGACACCGAGGTGCACGAAATCTTCCCCATGAGTCCCGTGGAGGAGGGGCTTCCGCTGAACGAGGTGTCGCGCGGCTTCAGCGGTGGTGGCGGTATCTACGTGGGCGAGGCGCTGCGCGAGGGCAAGGAGCAGATCCTCGGCAGCGACAAGGCCACGCGGCACGTGCTGCTCTTCTCGGACGCGGCGGACTCGGAGGAGCCGGACGACTACCTGAAGACGCTCGCGAGGCTCCAGGGCGAGAAGGTGACGGTGTCCGTCATCGGCCTGGGCTCGGAGAAGGACGTGGACGCGGCGCTGCTCAGGGAGATCGCCGCCAAGGGGGGAGGCCGCATCTACTTCGCCGAGGACGCGACGAGCCTGCCGCGCATCTTCAGCCAAGAGACCATCGCCGTGGCGCGGGCCACCTTCGTGGACGAGCCCGCCTCGCTGGAGGCCGCGCCGGACCTGCCGCTGCTCGGGAGGCTGCCGGCGCTGGGGCTGCCCCAGGTGGGCGGCTACAACCTCACGTACCTGCGGCCGCGCGCGAGTGTGGCCCTGCGGACGCTCGACGACAACGCGGCGCCGGTGCTGGCGCTATGGCCGCGCGGCGCGGGGCGCACGGTGGCCTTCATGGCCGAGGTGGATGGCGAGTTCACCGGCGAGCTGCGCTCCTGGAGCGGCCTGCGCCCGGCGCTGGAGGGCATGGTGCGCTGGGCCATGGGCGGGACGGGGGAGGCGGGCGAGGCGGTGGCGCGCTCGGAGCGGCGGGGCAACCTGCTGCGGGTGACGCTGGACTTCGCTCCGGGAGAGGCGCTGCCGGGCGCGCTGCCCTCGCTGGTGCTGCTGCCGGGAGACGGGCGGAGCCAGCCGGTGGAGGTGCCCATGCGCTGGGAGGACGAGGACCGGGTGGCGGCCGAGTACACCCTGCCGGGCAGCGGCACGTGGCACCCGGTGGTGAAGCTGGGCGCGCGGGTGCTGCGGGCCCCTCCGGTGACGCTGCCCTACGCGCCCGAGTTCGAGCCCGGCAACTCCCAGGAGGGTCTGGAGGTGCTGCGCGGGGTGGCGGCCGTGGGCGGTGGCGTGGAGCGTTTGTCCATGGCGGGCCTCTTCGAGGATGCCCCCGAGTCCGAGGGCCGCGTGCCGCTGGCACCGTGGCTGGTGGGTCTGGCGGTGGCGGCGCTCCTGGCCGAGGTGGCCGTGCGCCGCTTCCTGTCGGGACCCAGGCCCCGGCGCGCGGTGGCTCCCTCGGTGGCGGCCGTGGCGGCGCCGGGTCCGACGGCTCCGGCCGCCCCGAGTGCCACCCCCGAGGAGACGAAGCCTGGCGACGCGCGCGCCGCCGGGGACGGCGTGGACTCGGCGCTGGAGGCGGCCCGCGAGCGCGCCCGTCGCAGGATGGGGCGCTGA
- a CDS encoding YIP1 family protein codes for MPISCPRCQQAITPGATSCTHCGAPLLIEVAPGGAEPACAAHPTLRSLAICDRCGAFACAMCLRVDSRGQVLCDRCHGRAPEVPLPWDRRQELGTFMAFWKTFVEVLLRPGNLSAVRSEGSVGSSLLFALLCSLPGCIMTGVTYLGMFTFMSRLFPTPDTDPDTERIFQWAGVATFAFLVLIGPPLTLAFTLLNTGVDHLVLRMGGITRDFTVTLRANALSQAPMVLGGIPFIGAQVAPFWMLVARVFAYRGLHQTTWGVATAGALAAPLTFCMLCGGSYIALFLFAIGRS; via the coding sequence ATGCCCATTTCGTGTCCACGCTGCCAACAGGCCATCACCCCCGGAGCCACCTCCTGTACCCACTGTGGCGCCCCGCTGCTCATCGAGGTAGCCCCAGGCGGCGCGGAGCCGGCATGCGCCGCCCACCCCACGCTGCGCAGCCTCGCCATCTGCGACAGGTGCGGTGCGTTCGCCTGCGCCATGTGCCTGCGCGTCGACTCCCGGGGACAGGTGCTCTGCGATCGCTGTCACGGGCGCGCGCCGGAAGTCCCGCTCCCGTGGGACAGGCGCCAGGAGCTGGGCACGTTCATGGCCTTCTGGAAGACTTTCGTCGAAGTGCTGCTGCGCCCGGGCAACCTCTCCGCGGTCCGGTCCGAGGGGAGCGTGGGCAGCTCGCTGCTGTTCGCGCTGCTGTGCTCCCTGCCAGGCTGCATCATGACCGGCGTCACCTACCTGGGCATGTTCACCTTCATGAGCCGGCTGTTCCCGACGCCGGACACGGACCCCGACACGGAGCGGATATTCCAGTGGGCGGGGGTGGCCACGTTCGCCTTCCTCGTGCTCATCGGTCCCCCGCTGACCCTGGCCTTCACCCTCCTGAATACGGGCGTGGACCACCTCGTCCTGCGCATGGGCGGCATCACCCGGGACTTCACGGTGACGCTCCGGGCCAACGCCCTGTCCCAGGCCCCCATGGTGCTCGGGGGAATCCCCTTCATCGGCGCGCAGGTGGCGCCCTTCTGGATGCTGGTGGCGCGCGTCTTCGCCTACCGGGGGCTGCACCAGACGACCTGGGGCGTGGCGACGGCCGGTGCCCTGGCCGCGCCACTGACCTTCTGCATGCTGTGTGGCGGTAGCTACATCGCGCTCTTCCTGTTCGCGATAGGCCGCTCGTAG
- a CDS encoding RCC1 domain-containing protein, translating into MRAGAGVTRLLLAICMMMWSGRALAGQGLLATGSAHSLAVAPDGSVWGWGSNAFGQLGDGNYKKHSLPVRVPGLDGVIVVAAGDFHSVALRVDGSVWSWGSNDAGQLGVEPMSAYSRPEPAVVPGLTGVVAVAAGERHMLALRADGSVWTWGDNFRGQLGVEPESWPTFRGEPSVVPGLTEVVAVAAGGYLSLALRADGSVWAWGDNLDGQLGTAAPSYRARPAAVPGLTDVVALATHGQRALAVRQDGTVWFWGEDPLDMVGDGLENYIATPHPVQDLTDMVAVDDAFFHSMALRRDGTLWAWGQNTGGQLGDGTMQLRIRPVQVGLDHVRAFSVSDGFSLALRRDGTLWSWGNNSGGALGTGTDQQLTPIQTRVLTDAVSLSAGPSRSLAVRQDGSVWSWGSEPAQVAGLTSVKAVSSGDTHWLALGMDGSVRAWGNNTYGQLGDGTRTYRVAPVPVAGLTDVVALSAGGSHSLAVRADGSVWSWGSNSKGELGDGTTQPRMSPVQTAGLDQVVAVSASPFYSLALREDGSVWAWGGNSQGQLGVGSPSSRTQPAPVPGLSDVVAISAGTYHALALREDGSVWAWGGNSQGQLGDGSLASRATPAPVPGLSRVVSLEARGDSSLALREDGSVWAWGNNLFGLGDGTSEPRSSPVQVVGLTDAVAISAGSVHALAVRADGSVWGWGSSAMLGAGLSVVQPTPARVALPCRFSGPPALEHRAGGPRRCHVAP; encoded by the coding sequence ATGCGCGCTGGCGCCGGTGTGACGCGGCTCCTGCTGGCCATTTGTATGATGATGTGGAGCGGACGGGCCCTCGCCGGTCAGGGACTGCTCGCGACCGGGAGCGCCCACTCGCTGGCGGTCGCTCCGGATGGCTCCGTGTGGGGCTGGGGGTCCAATGCCTTTGGCCAGCTGGGGGATGGGAACTACAAGAAGCACTCCCTCCCGGTGCGCGTGCCGGGACTCGATGGAGTCATCGTCGTCGCGGCCGGTGATTTCCATTCCGTGGCATTGCGCGTGGATGGCTCCGTGTGGAGTTGGGGGTCCAATGACGCGGGCCAGCTCGGGGTGGAGCCGATGTCCGCGTACTCCCGGCCCGAGCCCGCGGTGGTACCGGGCCTCACGGGCGTGGTGGCGGTCGCGGCCGGTGAACGTCACATGCTGGCGTTGCGTGCGGACGGCTCCGTCTGGACCTGGGGCGACAACTTCCGGGGCCAGCTCGGGGTGGAGCCGGAGTCCTGGCCCACCTTCCGGGGCGAGCCCTCGGTGGTGCCGGGCCTGACGGAAGTGGTGGCGGTCGCGGCCGGTGGGTACCTCTCGCTGGCGCTGCGCGCGGACGGCTCCGTCTGGGCCTGGGGCGACAACCTCGATGGCCAGCTCGGGACCGCGGCTCCGTCCTACAGGGCTCGACCCGCCGCGGTGCCGGGACTGACGGACGTGGTGGCCCTCGCCACCCATGGCCAGCGCGCGCTGGCGGTGCGCCAGGACGGCACCGTGTGGTTCTGGGGCGAGGATCCCCTGGACATGGTGGGGGATGGACTCGAGAACTACATCGCCACGCCCCACCCGGTGCAGGACCTCACGGACATGGTGGCCGTGGATGATGCCTTCTTCCATTCGATGGCGCTGCGCCGGGATGGCACCCTGTGGGCCTGGGGACAGAACACCGGGGGCCAACTCGGTGATGGGACGATGCAACTGCGCATCCGCCCGGTCCAGGTGGGGCTGGACCACGTGAGGGCCTTCTCGGTGAGCGACGGCTTCTCGCTGGCACTGCGCCGGGATGGCACCTTGTGGAGCTGGGGAAACAATTCGGGGGGCGCGCTCGGCACGGGAACGGATCAGCAGCTCACCCCCATCCAGACGCGGGTGCTCACCGACGCGGTGTCCCTCTCGGCCGGCCCGTCCCGCTCGTTGGCGGTGAGGCAGGATGGCTCCGTCTGGAGCTGGGGCTCGGAACCGGCCCAGGTGGCGGGCCTCACGAGCGTGAAGGCCGTCTCGTCCGGTGACACCCACTGGCTGGCGTTGGGCATGGACGGCTCCGTCCGCGCCTGGGGCAACAACACCTACGGCCAGCTCGGCGATGGGACCAGAACCTACCGTGTCGCGCCGGTGCCAGTGGCGGGCCTCACGGACGTGGTGGCCCTCTCGGCAGGTGGGTCCCACTCGCTGGCGGTGCGCGCGGACGGCTCCGTGTGGAGCTGGGGCTCCAACTCCAAGGGAGAGCTCGGTGACGGGACGACACAGCCGCGGATGAGCCCGGTCCAGACCGCCGGGCTGGACCAGGTGGTGGCCGTCTCGGCCAGCCCCTTCTACTCATTGGCGCTGCGCGAGGATGGCTCCGTCTGGGCCTGGGGTGGCAACTCCCAGGGCCAGCTTGGGGTCGGGTCGCCCTCCTCGAGGACACAGCCCGCTCCGGTGCCGGGTCTCTCGGACGTGGTGGCCATTTCGGCCGGTACCTACCACGCGCTGGCGCTGCGCGAGGATGGCTCCGTCTGGGCCTGGGGTGGCAACTCCCAGGGCCAGCTCGGCGATGGCTCCCTGGCCTCCCGTGCCACACCAGCGCCGGTACCGGGCCTCTCGCGCGTGGTCTCCCTGGAGGCCCGAGGAGACTCCTCGCTGGCGCTGCGCGAGGATGGCTCCGTCTGGGCCTGGGGAAACAATCTCTTCGGGCTCGGAGATGGGACGAGCGAGCCCCGGTCCTCTCCGGTCCAGGTGGTGGGCCTCACGGACGCCGTGGCCATCTCGGCGGGCAGCGTCCACGCGTTGGCGGTGCGCGCGGATGGCTCCGTGTGGGGCTGGGGGAGCTCCGCGATGCTCGGTGCCGGCCTGTCGGTGGTGCAGCCCACGCCCGCTCGCGTGGCGCTGCCCTGCCGCTTCTCGGGCCCGCCAGCGCTGGAGCATCGCGCGGGTGGGCCGCGGCGGTGCCACGTGGCGCCGTAA
- a CDS encoding cytochrome P450 family protein has translation MNTTPNRYDLWAPETRANPLPLYARMRREAPVVRLFDPTLQQPVWVVTRYKDAVELVRDPRFTKAVEKLPEDSPNRKMRTADMEAINQHMLSADPPDHTRLRSLVSKAFTPRRVEELRPRVAEIASQLLDKTKAQGSMDLLDAFAFPLPITVIAELLGVPVEDQDRFRDWTTTIISPPSAGNLEPMREAGRQFIQYFQQLLVRRRTDPRDDLLTALMSVEEQGDRLSPQELMSMLFLLLVAGHETTVNLIGNGVWALLNHPEQLERLRANPALIESAVEEMLRYRGPVETTTHRWAAQDTEFHGQVIPKGETILASLLAADHDPEQFPEPERFDITREPNRHIAFGFGIHFCLGAPLARLEATIAINQLLERMPRLRFGVDPSELRWRDGILVHGLQRLPVAF, from the coding sequence ATGAACACGACCCCCAACCGCTATGACCTCTGGGCGCCGGAGACGCGCGCCAACCCCCTGCCCCTCTACGCGCGCATGCGGCGGGAGGCCCCCGTGGTCCGGCTGTTCGATCCCACCCTGCAACAGCCGGTGTGGGTGGTGACCCGCTACAAGGACGCGGTGGAGCTGGTGCGCGACCCGCGCTTCACCAAGGCCGTGGAGAAGCTCCCCGAAGACTCGCCCAACCGGAAGATGCGCACCGCCGATATGGAGGCCATCAACCAGCACATGCTCTCGGCGGACCCTCCGGACCACACGCGCCTGCGCTCCCTGGTCTCCAAGGCCTTCACCCCGCGCCGCGTGGAGGAGCTGCGCCCACGCGTCGCCGAAATCGCCAGCCAGCTCCTGGACAAGACGAAGGCCCAGGGCTCCATGGACCTGCTGGACGCCTTCGCCTTCCCGCTGCCCATCACCGTCATCGCCGAGCTGCTCGGCGTGCCGGTGGAGGACCAGGACCGGTTCCGGGACTGGACGACCACCATCATCAGCCCGCCGTCGGCTGGGAACCTCGAGCCGATGCGGGAAGCGGGCAGGCAGTTCATCCAGTACTTCCAGCAGTTGCTGGTGCGGCGCCGGACGGACCCCCGGGACGACCTGCTCACCGCGCTCATGTCCGTGGAGGAGCAGGGGGACCGGCTCTCGCCCCAGGAGCTGATGAGCATGCTGTTCCTGCTGCTGGTGGCGGGCCACGAGACGACGGTGAACCTCATCGGCAACGGTGTCTGGGCACTGCTGAACCACCCGGAGCAGTTGGAGCGGCTGCGCGCCAACCCGGCCCTCATCGAGTCGGCGGTGGAGGAGATGCTGCGCTACCGCGGCCCGGTGGAGACCACCACCCATCGCTGGGCCGCACAGGACACCGAGTTCCATGGCCAGGTGATTCCCAAGGGGGAGACCATCCTCGCCTCGCTGCTGGCGGCCGACCACGACCCCGAGCAGTTCCCGGAGCCGGAGCGGTTCGACATCACCCGCGAGCCCAACCGGCACATCGCCTTCGGCTTCGGCATCCACTTCTGCCTGGGAGCGCCCCTGGCGCGGCTCGAGGCAACCATTGCCATCAACCAACTGCTGGAGCGCATGCCCCGTCTGCGTTTCGGTGTGGACCCGTCCGAGCTGCGCTGGCGTGACGGCATCCTCGTGCACGGCCTGCAGCGCCTGCCCGTGGCCTTCTAG